One window of the Lytechinus variegatus isolate NC3 chromosome 3, Lvar_3.0, whole genome shotgun sequence genome contains the following:
- the LOC121411476 gene encoding NK-tumor recognition protein-like isoform X5 — MANRGKDTNGSQFFLTTKPAPHLDGVHVVFGSVLQGQDVVSQVENTRTDAKNRPLTDIRITNCGELVLKVKPKESKKKKQAASDGSDSASSEDSSDDDSSTTTTDSSETDSEEERRKRKKYRRKLREAKRRKKEKKKKKKAKKMKKEDEVVWETKEVKSELSHVTINPEEIPEIPTNRFLMRSMPEKEKEESNQQLQHQRSVDAFGRKIKGRGQVRYRMGNPPHWRAENRNKREMGQGDSPARWEMGGALREAKAKKRKERAREDDYKGRDRYRRHERDRDVDSEMEEGEVVSQDSWESKKKKHKSKKHKSHKKHESKKKDRHKKKSSSSSRHRTSSKHHSYSEEEEEDRDYPERRSYSRSPDSRSRSRSHTPDSRDRSRSRTRSSSRGRSRSRSSSRGRRRSRRSRSRSRSRGRSRSSSRSRSRGRRRSRSRSRDRGRGRKEREGHNESSHSFLESRFSKSSRAYSDKSESPLITSAVTIEKFKKFSTRKDDSSSENDSPPPTHWKPGQKPLNTRPSFTSLGIMSQARKQIEQSGRGSKLVKRVSPPPQLHKKSPSPPPTTLPSKSPRSAKDGRSSGSASEKRNDRPKPKEPPTNPILSRKHSLSPLHGSKDAVIERSPSGSSSPSRKDVASSSPSSSSSSDSEEDEKMSPEREEEQRKKTSKPPVKETFKWNPPLEDDEASPVIDSEDDKEPQGFRKKKKGETVDVGKKQERMNDEKVAQGEGSLNERLDILSSHNQKIKQFFTEDEKEEEKEKTDKDVEPEVAKQPDQPGSVVVEIQSPSSSSSSSGSGSSSGGSDSEEDVEEDKKGGVKENGDVASMDAQQEQSGEEDRKMEEEKGQTVFPNQQVKMTWKSKKNPDKLTNKMPSPVLADHKKSLSPRPRSPSINTEVQHDTGNPKRPDNIPLTPPSNPVTPPINPLTPPTSIPAEPSKAPSPTVKSSTASIITQTQPIKRQTPSSTKRIPKRNGDHRRYSRSRSRSRSSSYSSRSSRGSRSGRSRSHSRSWSRSRSSSRSRSRSFEDSRSRRRRSRSYSREKARSPKRRFYGRYSSSYSSYSSRSRSRDRSRRSRSPYRNTSYSRSRDRHRRRSRSRSVTRSRSRSSSGSRSRSRSPYHRHSRGRRSRSRSRGRRSRDSSRHQPYKRTRSRSRSPRRRYSRSRSPVKRRYKSRSRSRSFDDRVYGRRRRSRSRSYSSR; from the exons ATGGCCAATCGAGGAAAGGATACCAATGGTTCTCAGTTCTTCTT AACGACCAAGCCAGCTCCTCATTTAGATGG tgTCCATGTTGTGTTTGGGTCAGTGTTGCAAGGTCAAGATGTTGTTAGCCAGGTAGAGAACACAAGGACTGATGCCAAGAACAGACCACTGACTGATATCAGGATCACTAACTGCGGAGAACTTGTGCTAAAAGTCAAACCAAAAG AATCTAAAAAGAAGAAGCAAGCAGCGAGTGATGGATCTGATTCAGCGTCTTCTGAGGATTCCTCAGACGATGACAGTTCCACTACAACCACCGACTCCTCGGAGACGGACAGCGAGGAAGAAcgaaggaagagaaagaagtaTCGAAGGAAGCTCAGGGAAGCCAAACgcaggaagaaagaaaagaaaaagaaaaagaaagcaaagaagatgaagaa GGAAGATGAAGTAGTGTGGGAGACCAAGGAAGTCAAGAGTGAGCTTTCTCATGTGACCATCAACCCTGAGGAGATCCCAGAGATTCCAACCAATAGGTTTCTCATGCGCAGTATgccagagaaagaaaaaga AGAGAGTAACCAGCAACTTCAGCACCAGAGATCAGTTGATGCCTTTGGACGTAAGATTAAAGGGAGAGGTCAAGTG CGATATCGAATGGGTAATCCTCCCCACTGGCGAGCAGAGAACCGTAACAAACGAGAGATGGGACAGGGGGATTCCCCCGCCCGTTGGGAGATGGGCGGGGCACTGAGGGAGGCCAAAGCCAA aaagagaaaggagaggGCGAGAGAGGATGATTACAAAGGAAGAGACAGATACAGGAGACACGAGAGAGACCGTGACGTTGACTCTGAGATGGAGGAAGGAGAGGTGGTGTCACAAGATTCCTGGGAAtctaagaagaaaaaacataaatCAAAGAAGCACAA GTCTCACAAGAAGCATGAGAgtaagaagaaagacagacataaGAAGaagtcatcatcgtcatccagACATCGTACTTCAAGCAAACATCATTCTTACtcagaagaagaggaggaggacaGAGATTATCCAGAACGACGTTCATACTCACGTTCACCCGACAGTCGTTCCCGCTCCAGGTCTCACACCCCAGACTCGCGGGACAGAAGCCGGAGTAGGACTAGAAGCAGCAGTAGGGGAAGAAGCAGGAGTCGGAGCAGCAGTAGGGGCAGAAGACGTAGCAGAAGAAGTCGCAGTAGAAGCCGCAGCAGAGGTCGGAGCAGAAGTTCGAGTAGAAGTCGCAGTAGAGGCAGAAGGAGAAGCAGGAGTAGAAGTAGGGATAGAGGCAGAGGTAGGAAGGAACGAGAGGGCCACAATGAGTCTTCACATTCTTTCTTGGAATCAAGATTCTCGAAATCATCACGAGCTTACTCAGACAAGTCAGAAAGTCCGCTCATCACCAGTGCTGTTACCATcgaaaaattcaagaaattcAG TACACGAAAGGATGACTCATCATCTGAGAATGATAGCCCGCCACCAACGCACTGGAAGCCTGGTCAGAAACCCCTGAACACGCGACCGTCATTTACAAGCCTAGGCATCATGAG CCAAGCACGTAAACAAATAGAGCAGTCTGGGAGGGGTAGTAAACTAGTGAAGAGGGTATCACCTCCACCCCAGCTTCACAAGAAATCACCTTCACCGCCACCAACCACTCTTCCATCCAAGAGTCCAAG ATCTGCAAAAGACGGTCGTTCGTCTGGGAGTGCTAGTGAGAAAAGAAACGATCGTCCCAAGCCCAAAGAACCACCCACCAACCCGATACTCTCCAGGAAACATTCCCTAAGTCCTCTTCATGGAAGTAAAGATGCTGTCATCGAGAGATCCCCATCTGGAAGTTCTTCTCCCAGTAGGAAAGATGTAGCATCTtcttcaccatcatcctcatcaagTTCAGACTCGGAAGAGGATGAAAAGATGTCTCCAGAGAGAGAAGAAGAGCAGAGGAAGAAAACCTCTAAACCTCCTGTCAAGGAGACTTTCAAGTGGAACCCACCTCTGGAAGATGATGAAGCTAGTCCTGTGATAGACAGCGAAGATGACAAAGAGCCACAGGGATTCCGCAAGAAGAAGAAAGGCGAGACTGTGGATGTGGGCAAGAAGCAGGAAAGGATGAATGACGAAAAGGTTGCACAGGGCGAAGGATCATTGAACGAGAGGCTGGATATCCTGTCGTCTCATAATCAAAAGATCAAGCAGTTTTTCACCGAGgatgagaaggaggaggagaaagagaaaacagATAAAGACGTGGAACCGGAGGTGGCCAAACAACCAGATCAGCCAGGCAGTGTTGTTGTAGAGATCCAGTCTCCTAGCTCCTCTAGTTCCAGCAGCGGCTCTGGTAGCAGTTCTGGTGGTAGTGATTCAGAAGAAGATGTAGAAGAAGATAAGAAAGGTGGTGTGAAAGAGAATGGCGATGTGGCAAGCATGGATGCACAGCAGGAGCAGTCTGGTGAGGAGGATCgaaaaatggaagaagaaaaaggacaAACGGTATTCCCAAACCAACAAGTCAAGATGACTTGGAAGAGTAAGAAGAACCCTGACAAACTAACTAACAAGATGCCAAGCCCTGTCCTTGCAGATCACAAGAAGTCTCTATCACCTAGACCAAGAAGCCCGTCTATCAACACAGAAGTCCAGCATGACACTGGCAACCCAAAAAGGCCAGACAACATTCCTCTTACCCCGCCCAGTAACCCTGTGACCCCACCCATCAACCCTCTGACTCCGCCTACCAGCATCCCAGCAGAGCCAAGCAAGGCCCCCAGCCCAACCGTCAAATCAAGTACAGCATCCATCATCACCCAGACTCAGCCCATCAAACGTCAGACTCCCTCCAGCACCAAGCGTATCCCAAAACGAAATGGTGACCATAGGAGGTACagcagaagtagaagtagaagcagAAGCAGCAGTTACAGTAGTAGAAGCAGCCGGGGATCAAGATCGGGACGGTCAAGGTCACATTCAAGATCCTGGAGTAGATCACGTTCTAGCAGCAGAAGCAGGAGTCGAAGCTTTGAAGACAGTAGATCCAGACGGAGACGATCAAGGTCTTATTCTAGAGAGAAAGCAAGGTCACCGAAACGACG GTTCTATGGTCGCTATTCCTCCTCGTATTCATCATACTCCAGTAGGTCCAGGTCGCGTGATCGCAGTCGTCGCTCTCGAAGTCCTTATCGAAACACATCCTACAGCCGAAGCAGAGATAGACACAGGAGACGAAG TCGCAGCAGATCTGTCACAAGGTCACGTTCAAGATCATCTTCTGGTTCAAGGTCACGCTCAAGGTCACCCTATCATAGGCATTCTAGAGGACGACGTTCCAGGTCAAGGAGCAGAGGAAGAAG GTCAAGAGATAGTAGCAGACACCAACCTTATAAACGTACCAGAAGTCGTTCCCGTAGTCCACGTCGAAGGTACAGCAGGAGTCGAAGTCCTGTCAAGCGAAGATACAAGTCTCGTTCACGATCACGGTCCTTCGATGACCGGGTTTACGGAAGGCGTCGCAGGTCACGAAGTAGATCGTACAGTAGTCGCTAA
- the LOC121411476 gene encoding NK-tumor recognition protein-like isoform X3: MATPSSHRPRCFFDVSLGGIGGGRIIFELFSDICPITSENFRALCTGEKGMGKTTNKPLHYQGSSFHRIVKDFMIQGGDFSAGTGTGGESIYGGTFADENFELKHDRPYLLSMANRGKDTNGSQFFLTTKPAPHLDGVHVVFGSVLQGQDVVSQVENTRTDAKNRPLTDIRITNCGELVLKVKPKESKKKKQAASDGSDSASSEDSSDDDSSTTTTDSSETDSEEERRKRKKYRRKLREAKRRKKEKKKKKKAKKMKKEDEVVWETKEVKSELSHVTINPEEIPEIPTNRFLMRSMPEKEKEESNQQLQHQRSVDAFGRKIKGRGQVRYRMGNPPHWRAENRNKREMGQGDSPARWEMGGALREAKAKKRKERAREDDYKGRDRYRRHERDRDVDSEMEEGEVVSQDSWESKKKKHKSKKHKSHKKHESKKKDRHKKKSSSSSRHRTSSKHHSYSEEEEEDRDYPERRSYSRSPDSRSRSRSHTPDSRDRSRSRTRSSSRGRSRSRSSSRGRRRSRRSRSRSRSRGRSRSSSRSRSRGRRRSRSRSRDRGRGRKEREGHNESSHSFLESRFSKSSRAYSDKSESPLITSAVTIEKFKKFSTRKDDSSSENDSPPPTHWKPGQKPLNTRPSFTSLGIMSQARKQIEQSGRGSKLVKRVSPPPQLHKKSPSPPPTTLPSKSPRSAKDGRSSGSASEKRNDRPKPKEPPTNPILSRKHSLSPLHGSKDAVIERSPSGSSSPSRKDVASSSPSSSSSSDSEEDEKMSPEREEEQRKKTSKPPVKETFKWNPPLEDDEASPVIDSEDDKEPQGFRKKKKGETVDVGKKQERMNDEKVAQGEGSLNERLDILSSHNQKIKQFFTEDEKEEEKEKTDKDVEPEVAKQPDQPGSVVVEIQSPSSSSSSSGSGSSSGGSDSEEDVEEDKKGGVKENGDVASMDAQQEQSGEEDRKMEEEKGQTVFPNQQVKMTWKSKKNPDKLTNKMPSPVLADHKKSLSPRPRSPSINTEVQHDTGNPKRPDNIPLTPPSNPVTPPINPLTPPTSIPAEPSKAPSPTVKSSTASIITQTQPIKRQTPSSTKRIPKRNGDHRRYSRSRSRSRSSSYSSRSSRGSRSGRSRSHSRSWSRSRSSSRSRSRSFEDSRSRRRRSRSYSREKARSPKRRSRSRDRSRRSRSPYRNTSYSRSRDRHRRRSRSRSVTRSRSRSSSGSRSRSRSPYHRHSRGRRSRSRSRGRRSRDSSRHQPYKRTRSRSRSPRRRYSRSRSPVKRRYKSRSRSRSFDDRVYGRRRRSRSRSYSSR, from the exons GTGAAAAAGGTATGGGGAAGACGACCAACAAACCGCTTCACTACCAGGGTAGTTCCTTCCATCGTATCGTCAAGGATTTCATGATACAAGGAGGTGATTTCAGTGCAG gGACAGGCACTGGTGGAGAATCTATCTATGGCGGAACATTTGCAG ATGAGAATTTTGAGTTGAAGCACGACCGCCCCTATTTGTTGTCGATGGCCAATCGAGGAAAGGATACCAATGGTTCTCAGTTCTTCTT AACGACCAAGCCAGCTCCTCATTTAGATGG tgTCCATGTTGTGTTTGGGTCAGTGTTGCAAGGTCAAGATGTTGTTAGCCAGGTAGAGAACACAAGGACTGATGCCAAGAACAGACCACTGACTGATATCAGGATCACTAACTGCGGAGAACTTGTGCTAAAAGTCAAACCAAAAG AATCTAAAAAGAAGAAGCAAGCAGCGAGTGATGGATCTGATTCAGCGTCTTCTGAGGATTCCTCAGACGATGACAGTTCCACTACAACCACCGACTCCTCGGAGACGGACAGCGAGGAAGAAcgaaggaagagaaagaagtaTCGAAGGAAGCTCAGGGAAGCCAAACgcaggaagaaagaaaagaaaaagaaaaagaaagcaaagaagatgaagaa GGAAGATGAAGTAGTGTGGGAGACCAAGGAAGTCAAGAGTGAGCTTTCTCATGTGACCATCAACCCTGAGGAGATCCCAGAGATTCCAACCAATAGGTTTCTCATGCGCAGTATgccagagaaagaaaaaga AGAGAGTAACCAGCAACTTCAGCACCAGAGATCAGTTGATGCCTTTGGACGTAAGATTAAAGGGAGAGGTCAAGTG CGATATCGAATGGGTAATCCTCCCCACTGGCGAGCAGAGAACCGTAACAAACGAGAGATGGGACAGGGGGATTCCCCCGCCCGTTGGGAGATGGGCGGGGCACTGAGGGAGGCCAAAGCCAA aaagagaaaggagaggGCGAGAGAGGATGATTACAAAGGAAGAGACAGATACAGGAGACACGAGAGAGACCGTGACGTTGACTCTGAGATGGAGGAAGGAGAGGTGGTGTCACAAGATTCCTGGGAAtctaagaagaaaaaacataaatCAAAGAAGCACAA GTCTCACAAGAAGCATGAGAgtaagaagaaagacagacataaGAAGaagtcatcatcgtcatccagACATCGTACTTCAAGCAAACATCATTCTTACtcagaagaagaggaggaggacaGAGATTATCCAGAACGACGTTCATACTCACGTTCACCCGACAGTCGTTCCCGCTCCAGGTCTCACACCCCAGACTCGCGGGACAGAAGCCGGAGTAGGACTAGAAGCAGCAGTAGGGGAAGAAGCAGGAGTCGGAGCAGCAGTAGGGGCAGAAGACGTAGCAGAAGAAGTCGCAGTAGAAGCCGCAGCAGAGGTCGGAGCAGAAGTTCGAGTAGAAGTCGCAGTAGAGGCAGAAGGAGAAGCAGGAGTAGAAGTAGGGATAGAGGCAGAGGTAGGAAGGAACGAGAGGGCCACAATGAGTCTTCACATTCTTTCTTGGAATCAAGATTCTCGAAATCATCACGAGCTTACTCAGACAAGTCAGAAAGTCCGCTCATCACCAGTGCTGTTACCATcgaaaaattcaagaaattcAG TACACGAAAGGATGACTCATCATCTGAGAATGATAGCCCGCCACCAACGCACTGGAAGCCTGGTCAGAAACCCCTGAACACGCGACCGTCATTTACAAGCCTAGGCATCATGAG CCAAGCACGTAAACAAATAGAGCAGTCTGGGAGGGGTAGTAAACTAGTGAAGAGGGTATCACCTCCACCCCAGCTTCACAAGAAATCACCTTCACCGCCACCAACCACTCTTCCATCCAAGAGTCCAAG ATCTGCAAAAGACGGTCGTTCGTCTGGGAGTGCTAGTGAGAAAAGAAACGATCGTCCCAAGCCCAAAGAACCACCCACCAACCCGATACTCTCCAGGAAACATTCCCTAAGTCCTCTTCATGGAAGTAAAGATGCTGTCATCGAGAGATCCCCATCTGGAAGTTCTTCTCCCAGTAGGAAAGATGTAGCATCTtcttcaccatcatcctcatcaagTTCAGACTCGGAAGAGGATGAAAAGATGTCTCCAGAGAGAGAAGAAGAGCAGAGGAAGAAAACCTCTAAACCTCCTGTCAAGGAGACTTTCAAGTGGAACCCACCTCTGGAAGATGATGAAGCTAGTCCTGTGATAGACAGCGAAGATGACAAAGAGCCACAGGGATTCCGCAAGAAGAAGAAAGGCGAGACTGTGGATGTGGGCAAGAAGCAGGAAAGGATGAATGACGAAAAGGTTGCACAGGGCGAAGGATCATTGAACGAGAGGCTGGATATCCTGTCGTCTCATAATCAAAAGATCAAGCAGTTTTTCACCGAGgatgagaaggaggaggagaaagagaaaacagATAAAGACGTGGAACCGGAGGTGGCCAAACAACCAGATCAGCCAGGCAGTGTTGTTGTAGAGATCCAGTCTCCTAGCTCCTCTAGTTCCAGCAGCGGCTCTGGTAGCAGTTCTGGTGGTAGTGATTCAGAAGAAGATGTAGAAGAAGATAAGAAAGGTGGTGTGAAAGAGAATGGCGATGTGGCAAGCATGGATGCACAGCAGGAGCAGTCTGGTGAGGAGGATCgaaaaatggaagaagaaaaaggacaAACGGTATTCCCAAACCAACAAGTCAAGATGACTTGGAAGAGTAAGAAGAACCCTGACAAACTAACTAACAAGATGCCAAGCCCTGTCCTTGCAGATCACAAGAAGTCTCTATCACCTAGACCAAGAAGCCCGTCTATCAACACAGAAGTCCAGCATGACACTGGCAACCCAAAAAGGCCAGACAACATTCCTCTTACCCCGCCCAGTAACCCTGTGACCCCACCCATCAACCCTCTGACTCCGCCTACCAGCATCCCAGCAGAGCCAAGCAAGGCCCCCAGCCCAACCGTCAAATCAAGTACAGCATCCATCATCACCCAGACTCAGCCCATCAAACGTCAGACTCCCTCCAGCACCAAGCGTATCCCAAAACGAAATGGTGACCATAGGAGGTACagcagaagtagaagtagaagcagAAGCAGCAGTTACAGTAGTAGAAGCAGCCGGGGATCAAGATCGGGACGGTCAAGGTCACATTCAAGATCCTGGAGTAGATCACGTTCTAGCAGCAGAAGCAGGAGTCGAAGCTTTGAAGACAGTAGATCCAGACGGAGACGATCAAGGTCTTATTCTAGAGAGAAAGCAAGGTCACCGAAACGACG GTCCAGGTCGCGTGATCGCAGTCGTCGCTCTCGAAGTCCTTATCGAAACACATCCTACAGCCGAAGCAGAGATAGACACAGGAGACGAAG TCGCAGCAGATCTGTCACAAGGTCACGTTCAAGATCATCTTCTGGTTCAAGGTCACGCTCAAGGTCACCCTATCATAGGCATTCTAGAGGACGACGTTCCAGGTCAAGGAGCAGAGGAAGAAG GTCAAGAGATAGTAGCAGACACCAACCTTATAAACGTACCAGAAGTCGTTCCCGTAGTCCACGTCGAAGGTACAGCAGGAGTCGAAGTCCTGTCAAGCGAAGATACAAGTCTCGTTCACGATCACGGTCCTTCGATGACCGGGTTTACGGAAGGCGTCGCAGGTCACGAAGTAGATCGTACAGTAGTCGCTAA
- the LOC121411476 gene encoding NK-tumor recognition protein-like isoform X4 has protein sequence MGKTTNKPLHYQGSSFHRIVKDFMIQGGDFSAGTGTGGESIYGGTFADENFELKHDRPYLLSMANRGKDTNGSQFFLTTKPAPHLDGVHVVFGSVLQGQDVVSQVENTRTDAKNRPLTDIRITNCGELVLKVKPKESKKKKQAASDGSDSASSEDSSDDDSSTTTTDSSETDSEEERRKRKKYRRKLREAKRRKKEKKKKKKAKKMKKEDEVVWETKEVKSELSHVTINPEEIPEIPTNRFLMRSMPEKEKEESNQQLQHQRSVDAFGRKIKGRGQVRYRMGNPPHWRAENRNKREMGQGDSPARWEMGGALREAKAKKRKERAREDDYKGRDRYRRHERDRDVDSEMEEGEVVSQDSWESKKKKHKSKKHKSHKKHESKKKDRHKKKSSSSSRHRTSSKHHSYSEEEEEDRDYPERRSYSRSPDSRSRSRSHTPDSRDRSRSRTRSSSRGRSRSRSSSRGRRRSRRSRSRSRSRGRSRSSSRSRSRGRRRSRSRSRDRGRGRKEREGHNESSHSFLESRFSKSSRAYSDKSESPLITSAVTIEKFKKFSTRKDDSSSENDSPPPTHWKPGQKPLNTRPSFTSLGIMSQARKQIEQSGRGSKLVKRVSPPPQLHKKSPSPPPTTLPSKSPRSAKDGRSSGSASEKRNDRPKPKEPPTNPILSRKHSLSPLHGSKDAVIERSPSGSSSPSRKDVASSSPSSSSSSDSEEDEKMSPEREEEQRKKTSKPPVKETFKWNPPLEDDEASPVIDSEDDKEPQGFRKKKKGETVDVGKKQERMNDEKVAQGEGSLNERLDILSSHNQKIKQFFTEDEKEEEKEKTDKDVEPEVAKQPDQPGSVVVEIQSPSSSSSSSGSGSSSGGSDSEEDVEEDKKGGVKENGDVASMDAQQEQSGEEDRKMEEEKGQTVFPNQQVKMTWKSKKNPDKLTNKMPSPVLADHKKSLSPRPRSPSINTEVQHDTGNPKRPDNIPLTPPSNPVTPPINPLTPPTSIPAEPSKAPSPTVKSSTASIITQTQPIKRQTPSSTKRIPKRNGDHRRYSRSRSRSRSSSYSSRSSRGSRSGRSRSHSRSWSRSRSSSRSRSRSFEDSRSRRRRSRSYSREKARSPKRRFYGRYSSSYSSYSSRSRSRDRSRRSRSPYRNTSYSRSRDRHRRRSRSRSVTRSRSRSSSGSRSRSRSPYHRHSRGRRSRSRSRGRRSRDSSRHQPYKRTRSRSRSPRRRYSRSRSPVKRRYKSRSRSRSFDDRVYGRRRRSRSRSYSSR, from the exons ATGGGGAAGACGACCAACAAACCGCTTCACTACCAGGGTAGTTCCTTCCATCGTATCGTCAAGGATTTCATGATACAAGGAGGTGATTTCAGTGCAG gGACAGGCACTGGTGGAGAATCTATCTATGGCGGAACATTTGCAG ATGAGAATTTTGAGTTGAAGCACGACCGCCCCTATTTGTTGTCGATGGCCAATCGAGGAAAGGATACCAATGGTTCTCAGTTCTTCTT AACGACCAAGCCAGCTCCTCATTTAGATGG tgTCCATGTTGTGTTTGGGTCAGTGTTGCAAGGTCAAGATGTTGTTAGCCAGGTAGAGAACACAAGGACTGATGCCAAGAACAGACCACTGACTGATATCAGGATCACTAACTGCGGAGAACTTGTGCTAAAAGTCAAACCAAAAG AATCTAAAAAGAAGAAGCAAGCAGCGAGTGATGGATCTGATTCAGCGTCTTCTGAGGATTCCTCAGACGATGACAGTTCCACTACAACCACCGACTCCTCGGAGACGGACAGCGAGGAAGAAcgaaggaagagaaagaagtaTCGAAGGAAGCTCAGGGAAGCCAAACgcaggaagaaagaaaagaaaaagaaaaagaaagcaaagaagatgaagaa GGAAGATGAAGTAGTGTGGGAGACCAAGGAAGTCAAGAGTGAGCTTTCTCATGTGACCATCAACCCTGAGGAGATCCCAGAGATTCCAACCAATAGGTTTCTCATGCGCAGTATgccagagaaagaaaaaga AGAGAGTAACCAGCAACTTCAGCACCAGAGATCAGTTGATGCCTTTGGACGTAAGATTAAAGGGAGAGGTCAAGTG CGATATCGAATGGGTAATCCTCCCCACTGGCGAGCAGAGAACCGTAACAAACGAGAGATGGGACAGGGGGATTCCCCCGCCCGTTGGGAGATGGGCGGGGCACTGAGGGAGGCCAAAGCCAA aaagagaaaggagaggGCGAGAGAGGATGATTACAAAGGAAGAGACAGATACAGGAGACACGAGAGAGACCGTGACGTTGACTCTGAGATGGAGGAAGGAGAGGTGGTGTCACAAGATTCCTGGGAAtctaagaagaaaaaacataaatCAAAGAAGCACAA GTCTCACAAGAAGCATGAGAgtaagaagaaagacagacataaGAAGaagtcatcatcgtcatccagACATCGTACTTCAAGCAAACATCATTCTTACtcagaagaagaggaggaggacaGAGATTATCCAGAACGACGTTCATACTCACGTTCACCCGACAGTCGTTCCCGCTCCAGGTCTCACACCCCAGACTCGCGGGACAGAAGCCGGAGTAGGACTAGAAGCAGCAGTAGGGGAAGAAGCAGGAGTCGGAGCAGCAGTAGGGGCAGAAGACGTAGCAGAAGAAGTCGCAGTAGAAGCCGCAGCAGAGGTCGGAGCAGAAGTTCGAGTAGAAGTCGCAGTAGAGGCAGAAGGAGAAGCAGGAGTAGAAGTAGGGATAGAGGCAGAGGTAGGAAGGAACGAGAGGGCCACAATGAGTCTTCACATTCTTTCTTGGAATCAAGATTCTCGAAATCATCACGAGCTTACTCAGACAAGTCAGAAAGTCCGCTCATCACCAGTGCTGTTACCATcgaaaaattcaagaaattcAG TACACGAAAGGATGACTCATCATCTGAGAATGATAGCCCGCCACCAACGCACTGGAAGCCTGGTCAGAAACCCCTGAACACGCGACCGTCATTTACAAGCCTAGGCATCATGAG CCAAGCACGTAAACAAATAGAGCAGTCTGGGAGGGGTAGTAAACTAGTGAAGAGGGTATCACCTCCACCCCAGCTTCACAAGAAATCACCTTCACCGCCACCAACCACTCTTCCATCCAAGAGTCCAAG ATCTGCAAAAGACGGTCGTTCGTCTGGGAGTGCTAGTGAGAAAAGAAACGATCGTCCCAAGCCCAAAGAACCACCCACCAACCCGATACTCTCCAGGAAACATTCCCTAAGTCCTCTTCATGGAAGTAAAGATGCTGTCATCGAGAGATCCCCATCTGGAAGTTCTTCTCCCAGTAGGAAAGATGTAGCATCTtcttcaccatcatcctcatcaagTTCAGACTCGGAAGAGGATGAAAAGATGTCTCCAGAGAGAGAAGAAGAGCAGAGGAAGAAAACCTCTAAACCTCCTGTCAAGGAGACTTTCAAGTGGAACCCACCTCTGGAAGATGATGAAGCTAGTCCTGTGATAGACAGCGAAGATGACAAAGAGCCACAGGGATTCCGCAAGAAGAAGAAAGGCGAGACTGTGGATGTGGGCAAGAAGCAGGAAAGGATGAATGACGAAAAGGTTGCACAGGGCGAAGGATCATTGAACGAGAGGCTGGATATCCTGTCGTCTCATAATCAAAAGATCAAGCAGTTTTTCACCGAGgatgagaaggaggaggagaaagagaaaacagATAAAGACGTGGAACCGGAGGTGGCCAAACAACCAGATCAGCCAGGCAGTGTTGTTGTAGAGATCCAGTCTCCTAGCTCCTCTAGTTCCAGCAGCGGCTCTGGTAGCAGTTCTGGTGGTAGTGATTCAGAAGAAGATGTAGAAGAAGATAAGAAAGGTGGTGTGAAAGAGAATGGCGATGTGGCAAGCATGGATGCACAGCAGGAGCAGTCTGGTGAGGAGGATCgaaaaatggaagaagaaaaaggacaAACGGTATTCCCAAACCAACAAGTCAAGATGACTTGGAAGAGTAAGAAGAACCCTGACAAACTAACTAACAAGATGCCAAGCCCTGTCCTTGCAGATCACAAGAAGTCTCTATCACCTAGACCAAGAAGCCCGTCTATCAACACAGAAGTCCAGCATGACACTGGCAACCCAAAAAGGCCAGACAACATTCCTCTTACCCCGCCCAGTAACCCTGTGACCCCACCCATCAACCCTCTGACTCCGCCTACCAGCATCCCAGCAGAGCCAAGCAAGGCCCCCAGCCCAACCGTCAAATCAAGTACAGCATCCATCATCACCCAGACTCAGCCCATCAAACGTCAGACTCCCTCCAGCACCAAGCGTATCCCAAAACGAAATGGTGACCATAGGAGGTACagcagaagtagaagtagaagcagAAGCAGCAGTTACAGTAGTAGAAGCAGCCGGGGATCAAGATCGGGACGGTCAAGGTCACATTCAAGATCCTGGAGTAGATCACGTTCTAGCAGCAGAAGCAGGAGTCGAAGCTTTGAAGACAGTAGATCCAGACGGAGACGATCAAGGTCTTATTCTAGAGAGAAAGCAAGGTCACCGAAACGACG GTTCTATGGTCGCTATTCCTCCTCGTATTCATCATACTCCAGTAGGTCCAGGTCGCGTGATCGCAGTCGTCGCTCTCGAAGTCCTTATCGAAACACATCCTACAGCCGAAGCAGAGATAGACACAGGAGACGAAG TCGCAGCAGATCTGTCACAAGGTCACGTTCAAGATCATCTTCTGGTTCAAGGTCACGCTCAAGGTCACCCTATCATAGGCATTCTAGAGGACGACGTTCCAGGTCAAGGAGCAGAGGAAGAAG GTCAAGAGATAGTAGCAGACACCAACCTTATAAACGTACCAGAAGTCGTTCCCGTAGTCCACGTCGAAGGTACAGCAGGAGTCGAAGTCCTGTCAAGCGAAGATACAAGTCTCGTTCACGATCACGGTCCTTCGATGACCGGGTTTACGGAAGGCGTCGCAGGTCACGAAGTAGATCGTACAGTAGTCGCTAA